From the genome of Acetomicrobium sp. S15 = DSM 107314:
ACGACTTGCCGCTTCCGTCATAACCGTGCCCCGCATAATAGCGGGCGAAATCGGCGACCCCGAGGTTGCCCTGAGGCATCCAATCCTTCTTGACATCGTGGTTGCCAGGAATGACGTAATACGGGACGTTGAGCTTGTCGAGCATTGCCTTGACGGCTCTTTGGTTGTGAGGCTCGGAATCCTTGGTGAGGTCGCCTGGCACCAATACGAAGTCTATGTCTTGCTTCTCGTTGATCTCGTCGATGGCCCAGGAGAGGACATCTTGGTTGTAGTGAAACATCTTCCACGTGTTTTCTGGCTCGTTCAAGGCCATGTGGAGATCGCTCAAGACGGCGAAGGCGACCTTTTTGGCAACGCCGCCCTGAAGCTGGAATATGGTTTTACCTATGTAGGTATTGTCTTTGATGCCGGAAAAGAGCGCAGACCCTGGCCCGTAGGCAAACAGCGGAACCATGCAGCCGTCATGTTCGTGCGTAGTCCAACCAGTGTTGGCACGCACGTTTATCACAGCCACGACGGGATCGGTGGCTGCCCATTCGCCTTCGATTGTAAGCCCTCTTTGAATGGCGGCTACTTCTTCATCGGATAGATCCGTTACACCCATATACTCAGCTGCAATCCTCTTTATAGCCTCAGGGGAGGGGTCTTTCTTCAGCATCGGTGCGATCTTTTCCTCGGCCGATCCTTTCACGGCAAAAAACACCTCGGGTTTTGCCCACTGTTTTTCGCCCATGCCTATGGAAAGTCCTCCGTTGGCATGGTCTGCCGTCACGATTACGAGAGTATTACTGTCTGCCTTGGCGAAATCGAGGGCCGCTTTGACGGCCTCGTCGAACGCCAGCATATCAGCCATCGTCGTCGGGGCGTCGTTAGCGTGCGAAGCGTGGTCTATCCTTCCCCCCTCGACCATGAGGAAGAAGCCTTCAGGGTTTTCCTTCAAGATCTCTATGGCTGCTTCTGTCATCTCCGCGAGGCTTGGCTCTTTGTCAGGGTTTCTGTCGAGCTCATAGCTCATGTGGCTGCCTTTGAAGAGGCCTAAAATTTTACCCCCGTTGTTAGTAGCATCCAAGAGTCCCTGGCGATCCTTTACGAAAGCATATCCCTTGGCTTCCATTTCTTTGACCAAATCCCTGTCGTCATTCCGCTTGCTTCCTTGTTGCCCTTTTGGGATAAAATGGCGCAAGCCTCCACCCAATAGGATATCTACGCCGGAGTCCACATACTGCTCCGCTATGGCGTTTTCGTTATCCCTGTCATCTATGTGTGTAGCAAATACCGCAGGCGTCGCATGTGTTATGCGAGTGGTGGTCACAAGCCCCGTGGCTTTCCCCTTGTCGCGGGCGTTTTCCAAAACCGTATAAAGCGTCTTACCCTCTGGCGTCTGGGATACGATCCCGTTGTCGGTCTTATATCCCGTGGCCAACGCCGTGCCTGCTGCAGCCGAGTCTGTGATGACGCCGCTCGACGGCAAAGGTTGTGTCGTCATAGCCCCTCCTACTTGGCACTCCTCTATGGCGAGGCTACCTTTGGCCAGTTTCCCTAAGGTGAGCTGGGGGAAGCCCATGCCGTCTCCGATCATCAAGATGACGTTTTTGGGCATTTCGCCGTCAGGAGCGGCGGCCATAGCCCATCCCGTGAAAAAGGTTGCGAGGAGCAGGAAAGTCGCTCCCCATTTTGCAAAGATGCGCCTCTTCATTTCGAAAAACCTCCTTTTGCACATTTTGTCTTGCCCGAGTACGGGCGTTCCGCTAAACCGCAGTGCTCTCGGCAGTTTGTTCGCTTAAAAAAGAAGCCTCCCCCCTTCGAAATAGCATTTGTCATGCAACGGCTTAATTCTATTTATCTAGTGTTTCAGATTTGTTGAAATCTCATTAACATTACGTAAAAGCTTTTGTCTCTTTGTACCCTTTAGGGTTCAGGTTTTCACTTTTTGTCCTTCTTGGCCTCCACCTTTCACTTTCTAAAAACAGGACCATCGCGAGATTGACATTACTCACTCCTTGTCCATAGAATTGATGCGGCTTGAAATATTACTGAGATCTAAAGAGGAGGACACGCGTAATGTCAAAGGGAGCTTACAATGCTTTGATCATGCATGAAAATGACAACGTAGCTACTGCGATCAAAGATTTGGAGGCAGGGGATATAGCCATAGCCAAGGGCGAGTCGGGCACGTTTGAGGTGAAGGTCCTCAAAAAAATCCCTTTCGGCCACAAATTTGCGCTAAAGGATATCCCCGCCGGTTCCGCGGTGACGAAGTATGGCGAGACGATCGGCCTGGCTTCGCAGGATATAAGAAAGGGAGATCATGTTCACGTTCATAACGTTGAGGGAACGCGCGGCAGGGGAGACAAAGTTAGACAGGGGGCACATTAAATGAAGATAATGGGATATCTAAGGCCCAATGGGGCCGTAGGGATTAGGAATCACCTTTTGGTATTGCCATCTGTAGTGTGTGCCAACGATGTGGCCAGAAAGATAGCGGAGCAGCTGGCCGGTGCTGTGTGGGTCGATCATCAGCACGGCTGTGCCGAGCTTGCGCCCGATGCCGAACAGACCCACAGAACGCTCGCAGGGTTTGCCAGCAATCCAAATGTGGGAGCGTGCATCATCGTGGGATTGGGCTGCGAGGTGGTGAACGCCCATGGTTTGGCGGAGGCTGTGGCAAAAACTGGCAAGCCAGTTGAGTGCTTCGTAATTCAGGAGGTAGGAGGCACCGTAAATACGGTCGCAGCGGCGGTGAAGGCGGGAAGTCGAATGCTTGAGATGCTTTCTAAACAAGAGAGAGAGGAGTGCGACCTCTCGAGCATCATCCTGGCGCTCGAATGTGGTGGCTCTGACGCCTGTTCCGGCATTGCGGCCAATCCCGCAGTGGGGGCGGCGAGCGACATGCTCGTCGAGCAAGGGGGAACTTCTATCTTGTCCGAGACTCAGGAGCTGATAGGCGCCGAACACCTTCTGGCTAAGCGTGCCGTCTCTCCCGAGGTCGCCGAGCGCATTTGGTATATCTGCAAGCGCGCCGAGGATGGGGCACTCAAGATGGGCGTTGACATAAGATACACAAACCCGGCCCCCGGCAATATCGAGGGGGGCATAACCACGCTTGAGGAAAAATCCCTCGGTTGCATACACAAGGCAGGCCATGCCCCGATTCAAGAGGTGCTCGAATACGCCGAGGCACCCAAAAAGAAGGGGCTCGTCATCATGGACACCCCTGGCCACGATGTTGAATCGATCACAGGCATGGTGGCCGGAGGCGCACAGATTGTGGTCTTTACTACTGGCAGAGGAACGCCCGTGGGCTGTCCTATAGCTCCAGTCATAAAGGTCGCGAGCAACACGACCATGTACGAGCGCATGAAAGACAACATGGACATAAACGCCGGCGAGATCGTCGATGGCAAGAAGAGCATCCGCGACGTTGGTAAGGAGATCTTCGACGAGATCATAGCTGTGTGCAACGGCAAGAAGACGAAGGCCGAAGTCCTCGGCTTCGGCTCCTTTGCCATAAATCGCATAGGACCTACGCAGTGATCGCGCTTTCGCCGCAGGTGGGCAATGTGAGGGCATGAAAGAGGGCGCTGAGCCGCATCGGACTCAGTGCAATTGGCGTAAGGCGGGAAGGGAGGGGAAGGGTATGTTGAACAAGGCGGAGCCGTTTTTCGTCTCTGCGCTGGAGGATATGGAGCATTCCGGACGGCGCAAAGGCAAGGAGAACATCGTCGTGGGCGTCAAGAGGCCGGAGGACGGCAAAGGACCTCGTTATTTGGTCAGGGGAAAAGAGGGGCAGGAGTTTATTAGGATGAACTCAAACTCCTATCTGGGTTTTTCCTTAAACGAAGAGCTCCTTGTCGCCGAGGAGACCGCATCCAGAGCATACGGTGTCGGGCCCGGTGCGGTGCGCTTCATCAGCGGCACATACAAGCCGCATAGGGACCTTGAGAAGAAGTTGGCCGCTTTCCACGGCAGGGAAGAAGCGATGGTCTTCAGCTCCGCCTATTCGACGGTCGTAAGTATCCTTCCCTCGCTCGTCACGGCTGAGACTGCGGTGATAAGCGACGAACTGAATCACAACTGCATCATAAACGCCGTAAGGCTCTCAAGGCCTAAAGATAAGGCGGTGTACAAGCATCTGGACATGGCAGAGCTTGAGGGGTGCATCATAAGTTTCATAGAGCAGTCGCGCCGCCTTATCGTCGTGACCGACGGCGTCTTCAGCATGCGAGGCGATTATGCGCCCTTGAAGGCGATCGCTAACGTGGCACAAAAATACGACGTTCACTTTCCGGAAGGGATTTTGGTGGTCGTCGACGACTCGCATGGCGTTGGGGCCTTTGGAGAGACTGGGCGAGGAACGGAGGAGTTCACGGGAGGGCGCGCCGACATCCTCATCGGGACGCTGGGCAAGGCCTTCGGCGTCAACGGAGGTTATGCCGTTTCGAGCGATGCGGCCATTACATACCTTAGAGAGACCGCCCCTATGTATATCTATTCCAACCCGATAACACCTGGCGAAGCCGCCGCCGCTCTCAAGGCCTTAGAGATCCTCGAAAGCCAGGAGGGGAAGAGGATTTTGGCTCACCTCAGGGCCATTACGAAGCGCTTTAGGAGCGCAGTCTCGTCGTTGGGTTATGAGGTCATAGAGGGCGATCACCCGATAGTCCCCATAATGATCAGAGATACGAAGAAGACAGCGGAGCTGATCTCCTTCCTCGCCGAGCGGGGGATCCTGGCTACGGGCATGAACTACCCCGTCGTGCCCAAAGGTGACGAGGAAGTCCGCTTCCAGGTGAATGCGGATCACACAGAAGGCGATATAGATTACGTTATAGAGGCGCTGAGAGAATATAGGCGCAAAGGTGGGTAGGCTTTCGTCTGAAGGCACAACAGAGGCCCGCCTACGGCGATGCTGGTTGCCTTTTTGTGCCATCTACGCAGTTTTACCCTGTCTTTTAGCCCGTCCGGTTGTTTATGCTCTCGCGTGGGAGGTATGTTCAATGAACAAACGGTGTCTATCGTTGGTAGCCGTTATGAGCGTATTTGCTCTCGGCTTCAATGCTTTATATGCTCCGGTTGCCAGTGCGCAAGCGTCACAGGATAAGGCGAACGAAAGCCGCTCTTTGGCACTCGAGGCCCTCGAAGCTCAGGTGTGGGAGAAGGCTCGCCAGCTCGCGCTGGAGCCTTATCAAGAGCCTTCCGAGAAGGCGCCGGATCTCTTGAAAAGACTGACGTATGATCAGTGGCGCGACATCCGCTTTAAACCGGAGAAGGCCCTTTGGCGGGATGAAGGACTGCCCTTCCAGCTCCAATTCTTTCACCTTGGCTTTTATTACGATTATCCGGTCAAGATCAACGTAGTTACCGATCAGGGCATTACACAAGTCCCATTTTCTCCTGAGCTTTTTGACTACGGCAAAAATGCGTTGCCCAAAGAGGAATTGGAGGGGTTGAGCTTCGCTGGCTTCAGAGTCCATTATCCTATCAACAAGCCCGATTATCACGATGAGCTAATCGTATTTTTGGGCGCGAGCTACTTCCGCGCTCTCGGGAAAAATCAACGCTACGGAATCTCTGCGAGGGGGCTTGCTGTGGATACAGCTTTGCCTAAGGGCGAGGAGTTTCCCCATTTCAGGGAGTTTTGGATAGTAAAGCCAACCCAGGATGCCAAGAGCCTCACTATCTATGCGTTGTTAGATAGCCAAAGCCTCACCGGAGCTTATAAATTCTTCGTGCAGCCAGGTGAAAATACGGCTGTAGATGTCAAGGCGACGGTTTTCCGCAGAAAAGATATAGAGAAAATTGGCATAGCCCCTTTGACCAGTATGTTCTACTACGGCGAGAACAGCCGCAATCGCCCCGACGACTATCGCCCCGAGGTTCACGATTCCGACGGTCTAATGATAGCGCTCAGGAGTGGAGAGTGGTTGTGGAGGCCGCTGAACAATCCTCCCCGCCTTACAACCTCCGCTTTTCAGGTCGAAAAACTCGCGGGCTTTGGCCTGCTCCAGCGCGACATGGATTTCGATCATTATCAGGATCTGGAGGCTCGTTACGATCTGCGCCCCAGTGTCTGGATCTCTCCCAGGGAGGATTGGGGAGAAGGGCATGTGGAGCTGATCGAAATACCAACCGCATGGGAGACCACGGACAATATCGTAGCATTCTGGGTTCCTAAATCGCTGCCGGCGCTGGGCGAACCCGTCGATTTCTCCTACAGGATGAGTTGGCACTTCCCAAAAGGTTCGCCTCACGGCGGAGGTTGCGTGGTAGCTACCCGTACGGGAAAGGGAAAGGACGAGGGCGTAAGGCGATTTGTTGTAGATTTTGAAGGAGGAGCCCTCAATGCGATACCGACCGATGTCGGTCTCACCAGCGTGGTTACGGTCACTGAGGGTATGGAAATTTTGGAGAAGATTCTGATGAGAAACGAGGTCACAGGCGGGTGGCGTCTCGTCCTCGAGGTGCGCCCCGCAAAGGGCGGCCCCATAGAGCAGCTCATCCCTGAGAGGAGGCCCAGGGTTGAAATGCGGGCCTTCCTAAAGAAAGGCGAGGATCTGCCCGATGTCCTCACCGAGACGTGGAGCTACGGCTACCAACCGTGACGGGCACGAGGTTTTCTACATGGATAAGGTCTGGTATGAAGTCGAGAAGCGGATTTTGCTTTACATTTGGGCTATAGGCGTTGTGCCTATCACCTCCCTTAAGCTTGCCGTTGAGGTAGTTAACCGCGCATTTTCTCGCAAAGACGACTCAAATCCGGTCAAAAAAGCCGTAGAAGAATTGCAAGCCATCCTTAGCAAAGGGGACGTTACCATAAGACATCCGAGATGGCGCCGTCTGGGCGAGGCGGCCTCGCCGCTGATTTTGACCGAAGGGTGTGGGGGAACCGCGTCAGCGCCGCCGCTGAAGCGCGTCTCTATGGCTCCTAAGGGGTTTGAGCTGGGTTTGCGCAGTCTCTTTTCCACGAATAGAGAGGTTGTTGACGAAAAGCCGCCGCTGTGGGAGCGCGCAGCCGGTCGCAGGAGGTTTTTGCTCACCGTTCTTGTGGTGATTTCAACTTCTGTGGCGACTTCTATCATGGGAGTTGCGATGCCGCACAAGGGCGGAGCGCTCCTTGAGCCCCTCATGATAATAGCGTTTGCGGCGCTTTTTGCGTGGATATCCGTGGGTTTTTGGACAGCCATAGCGGGTTTTTTCACGATTCTTAGGCGTTTCGACCGTTTTGCCCCCAAGATCGAACTGAAAGAGATCTCGCCAGATGTGCGCGTCGCCGTACTGTTTCCCATTTTCAACGAGGAGACCGAACGCGTCTTCGCAGGAGTTGAAGCGACATATCGCTCCCTTGAAAAGACCGGCGAGCTCGAGCACTTTGATTTCTTCGTATTGAGTGACACCAACAACCCAGACATATGGATCTCGGAAGAGCTGGCATGGGCTGAGGTGTGCGAGCGCCTCAATGCCTTAGGGAAACTCTTTTATCGCCGCAGGTGGAGGAATACGAAGAAAAAGAGCGGCAACATCTCCGACTTCTGCAGAAGGTGGGGCAAGGATTATCGCTACATGGTTGTCTTCGATGCCGACAGCGTAATGAGCGGGGAAGCCTTGGTGAAAATGACGTGTGCCATGGAGGCAAACCCAAAGATCGGGATATTGCAGACGGCTCCGAAGGCTGTGAGAAGGCGCACCCTTTACGGTCGCATCCAACAATTTGCGAGCCACGTCTATGGTCCGCTTTTTACGGCCGGCCTCCATTTCTGGCAGCTCGGCGACGCGCAATATTGGGGACACAACGCCATTATCCGCGTCGAGGCGTTCATGAAGCATTGTGCTCTCCCCAAATTGCCCGGAAAGCCTCCATTAGGGGGAGAAATTTTGAGCCACGACTTCGTCGAGGCAGCTCTCATGAGGAGAGCGGGTTTTGAGGTCTGGCTGAGCCACGACCTTTCGGGCAGTTACGAGGAGGTCCCTCCGACGTTGTTGGAGGAACTGTCGCGGGACCGCCGGTGGTGTCAAGGCAACCTCCAGCACGTGAGGCTGTTTTTGTTGAAAGGGATAATCCCGACTCATCGTTTTCTTTTTTTAAACGGCGCCATGATATATGGCTCTGGCTTATTATGGTTCTGTTTCATATTGATGAGTTCGCTTGAAGCCATCTTGGAAGTTTTGATCGAGCCGGTCTATTTCCCGGCGGAGTATGCTCTCTTTCCCCAATGGCCTGTGTGGTATCCTCAATGGGCGTTGATACTCCTGGTTACGACGTTGATCATTCTCTTTCTTCCAAAGCTCTTGGGCGCATTTTTGGTCTTGATCAAGGGGGAGGCCCGTCTTTTTGGCGGTGTGAGGAGGCTTTTTATGAGCATGATCCTCGAGGTGTTTTTTTCCATCTTGTTTGCCCCCATAAAGATGCTATTTCACAGCAAATTTTTCTTTTTTGCCCTCCTGGGGCAGCAAGTGGCGTGGGGGCCCCAGGAGAGGAGCGATGTGGGTACCTCTTGGAAGAGGGCTTTGCGCTTTCATTGGAGCGGCACTTCCATAGGGCTCCTGTGGGGAGCCTTAATATTGATCGTAAACCCCTCGTTCTTCCTGTGGCTCTCCCCGATAGTGGTCTCCTTCGTGCTATCGCTGCCGCTTTCAGTGTGGACGAGCAGGGCTACCGCAGGTGAGGCCTTCAAAAGGAAGGGGCTTTTCCTGACCCCCGAGGAGACGAGGCCCTCTCGTGAACTCGACCTTTTAGAAAAAGCCTTGTCGAAGGATCTCCGTCTTCCCGAAAGCGGATTTAGGTCCGCCGTTTTAGAGCCGTGGGTGAACGCCTTTCATAGAAGTCTATTGCGAAAGAAGGGCAGGATGCTAAAAAGAGAGGAAAATCTCCTTTCGCGAGCCCTCGAGGTCGGCCCTGGTGGCCTTTCGAGGTCTGAGGTGATGATGATCTTGAAAAACCCCAGCCTGCTCTTTGCGATACACAGGGGTGTTTGGGAGGCATCGGGCAACGATATCGGAGAAAGGTGGATGCTTCTCGGGACAGTGCGGGCGTGGCCTTATATTTAACGTCCGCACTGCCTTGTGACCTCGTATCCCTTTAGATCGATCCGGCAGCGCAATCCGCTTCGGACTGCGGCTTCTAATATCCTCACCCTCAATTTGCCCGCGTAGCGCTGGGCTTCACCGCGATCGAAGAATATTTTTCTCCACAGCGGCAGTAACTTAGGAAAGCGTTTCGCCAAAAGCGGGTAGCAGGCGCGCCAAACGCCGCTCCTCGCGTGGATCAGGTCCACCCAGAGGCCTTGAAGGGGCAATCGGCGGATGCGTGCAAAGAGTTCGCTCAAACTATCCACGTCGTCGCTCAGGCCCGGCAAAAGAGGCGAAAGCGAGAGGTATATGGGGATGCCGTATTGTGCAGCCTCTGTGAGGATCCTTAGGCGTTCCTCGGGGGGCGAAGCGCGAGGCTCCCATAATAGATTTAGTGGCGGCGGAGTACTCAGCGAGACGCCCAGCGTCACCATGTTTCGATATTGGCTCAGTACATCAAAATCCCTTCTGATCAGATCTGATTTGGTCAGACAACGGAGCGGGAAACCTCCTTTTAGCAAAATCAATAGGCACTCTCTGGTTATGCCAAAGTGCTTCTCCGGCCATTGCCAGGCATCGCAGACCGATCCAACCATGACCTGCTTTGGAGGGTAGCGCTTAACTTCCCTCGCCAGTACGCTGGGCATGTTCGTCCTGGCGTGGCAATATGTTCCCCATGGCGGGGGATTGTCCTCGAAGCACTGCATCATGCGACAATAACCATACACGCATGCGTGCAGGCAACCGCGATAAGGGTTCAACGTATATTCATCCCATGGCGGGCGCTGTAGTGCGCTGCGGCAGGTTGTCTCTTCTATTTTGACCTCTTCGCGAGACGAAGGGGAGCCTTTATTTTTGGCTACGAAGAGCTCGAGTTGTCTCATCCCTCGCTCCTTTGCTCATCCGAGGCATGGGTAGGAGCCCAATAGGCGGAAACGGGCACTCCTGCTTTTAACTTTCTCCAACATTTTTGCGACGACTTCATCGCTCGCGTCGCCTTCGAAGTCGACGAAGAAGTTGTATTCGAAAGGGTTGCCCGGCAGCGGTCTGGATTGTATCAGAGTCAGATTGAGCTTCGCCTCGTAAAAGGGTTCAAGGGCCTCAAATAACGTTCCAGGTTTGTGGGGGACGTTGAAGAGTATTGAAGTTTTGTTTCGAGAGAAGGGCTTGTTGGGTTGCCTCCCCACGACCCAGAAGCGGGTGGTATTGTGGGGTTGGTCTTCTATGTGTTCTATTGCGATATCGAGGTTGTGAATTTCAGCGGCAAGGCGGCTGCATATCGCTGCTTTTCCTCTTTGCCCCTTCACGAAGGCTGCCGCAGCGCTCGTGCTCGAGGCGGGGATTTGTCTGGCGCGAGGGAGGTTGGTCCTCAGCCAAAGCCTGCATTGGGCCAGGGCCTGTGGATGAGAGTAGACTTCGTCGACCTCATCGATTGATGTTTGCCAAGTTGCCAGCATGTGAGCTATGGGCAGCCTGACCTCGCTCAATATGCGTATGTCTTGAGGGGCGGTCGAGAATGCGTCGAGCGAGGCGTACACTGTCCCTTCTATCGTATTTTCTACAGGTACGACCCCTAAATCCGCCCTCTCCCTTGCCAGAGCATCGAATACACCTTGGGGGTTATCGACAAAGGCGACATCTATATGAGAACCTAACGCTTTAACCGTGGCCTCTTGAGAGAAAGAGCCGGCGGGCCCCATGCACGCTGCTCTGAGCTGCTTTTGGACTGCCCTGCACAGAGAGATTACCTCTCTGTATATGGCATCCAGCGCCTTCGCGTCTATATCCGGGCAAAGGTTGTGCAGGCGCTCCATCAGGGCGAATTCCCGCACGGGATCATATATGGCCCCCTCTTTCATCCCTCCCATAGCCCGCGCAACCTCGACGCGCCGCCTCAAAGACCTCGCTATCTCCTCGTCGATCGAGTCTATCTCTCTTCGCAGCTTCTCTATCTCTGTCATAACCTTCCCTCCTAAAGTCGGTTAGCGCAGCCGCGGGCGGACGATGTCACTTACGGCTAAACTCTCGCCCTCTGCTACAGAGACCGCCTCGACAATGGCCCAATCCTCGGAGAGGGATACCACCTCGACGACGGCTATGTGGCTGGGTATCTTAACTATCGTCCCCTCTTTTGCATAGATCTCCTGCACGCGATATGCGTCGAGTTTGCCTTTTTCCCTCAATCCCTTTGCCATGCCTATATTCACGAGATATCTATCGCCTCCTCCGGATTCTTGGGGTATGATCCTTACTATGCGCCCTTCGAGCGCGAGCATCTCGGAGGCCCCGTTTAAAAATAGATCGCACAGCTCCTCTATTGCTACTTTACAGGCGGCCCAATAGGGGGATCTCTCGAACTCATCCCAAGTGAAATGCCCCTGCGGTTCTGTCTTGAATTCAGGAGTCCACCTGTCGATTTGTTTTTCTGCAACGCGGGAGAACAGGAAATTTCCACGGCCGTCGTAGGCTACCAATCGAACAAGGGCCCTTCCCTTCATTTGACTCCCCAAGACATCGCTTTTAATGCGCCTTAGCTCGTGAAGGGATAGCTCCGCTATCAGGTCGATTTCGTCGGGAGAGGCCTTGCTCTCGGTGGAATATACCTCAAGAGAAGGAAAGCGCCTCAAGAGGGTTGCAAAGGCTTCGGCCGTTTCGGTGGGCAAGGGATCCGACGGGTCGAAGCGGTTTCTCCATACAGGAAAGCCCGACTGATTCTCAGCCGTCGACACCAGGACGCCGATTGCCCATTGAGAAGCCCAGGCTTCGGGCATATATAGCAAAAGCAGGGCCAAGAGTGTACCGAGCAGTATCGCCTTTTTCATAAAAGCTTCAACTCCTCGTTCACAGATCGAAAGAACTCGTCTATGTCGGCATCCACCCTCAGCGCGACTCGGCTTGAGGGGAGATAAAACTCCGAGACCTCTCCTTTGTTGACCACTACGATCTCACCCGACGTGGCAGATGGTATCATCGCTGCCGGCGTCACCACGAGCGATGAGCCTACGACGAAGAAAAGGTCAGCTTTTCTGGCCAACTCGAAACACTCGTCTATGTGTTTTACAGGTTCGCCGAAGAAGACGATGTCGGGCTTTATAACCCCGCCGCAGTTGTCGCACCTCGGGATCTCTTTTTCGAATGTCATCCTCTTGCTCGTCTCATAGTCGAAAGACTTGCCGCATTTAGTGCAATGGCTTTCCCAAATGCCACCGTGAATCTCATATACCTTGTGCGAGCCGGCCCTCTGGTGCAGCGCATCGATGTTTTGGGTTATTACGCCCAACAGTTTACCCTTCTTCTCTAAGGCGGCGAAGAAGAAATGGGCAAAGGTGGGCTTCGCGGCATCGAGTGCCTTCAAAAGCTCGCGGTGAAATGAATAAAACAAAGAAGGATCCCGATAAAAATACTCTATATCGAAAATCCTCTCCGGGTCAGGTATGCCTGCCCTTTTGTAAAGCCCTTGAGGTCCTCGGAAATCGGGGATCCCGGCGTTCGTGGACATGCCGGCGCCGGAGAGAAGGACTATGGCATTGGCCTTTTTGATCATCTCAGCGCACTGGCTTGCCTCTTGTTGCAATGCTTTCACCCCCTGAAGTTATTATAATGATTTTCACGGGAACGATTTACGAAGTAGGATAGCGTCAAAGCCAAGCGGTGGTGGCTGTTCTTAAGGTCAATATGCAGTAAGTTTTCCAGATCATTTAAGTAATTGCGTATCGTATTGTAATGAAGGTGCAGAACCTCAGCTGCTCGTTTTGCATTGAAGTCGCACTGGATCAAAGAGCAGGCCAACTGCAGGGTGCTGATCGCATGTCGACCCGGCTTGGATTCCAAAAGAGGTTTCCAATAGCGCTCCCACAAGGATTCTGCCTCTGGGAGCCTGCCCAGGTTTGAGA
Proteins encoded in this window:
- a CDS encoding UxaA family hydrolase is translated as MKIMGYLRPNGAVGIRNHLLVLPSVVCANDVARKIAEQLAGAVWVDHQHGCAELAPDAEQTHRTLAGFASNPNVGACIIVGLGCEVVNAHGLAEAVAKTGKPVECFVIQEVGGTVNTVAAAVKAGSRMLEMLSKQEREECDLSSIILALECGGSDACSGIAANPAVGAASDMLVEQGGTSILSETQELIGAEHLLAKRAVSPEVAERIWYICKRAEDGALKMGVDIRYTNPAPGNIEGGITTLEEKSLGCIHKAGHAPIQEVLEYAEAPKKKGLVIMDTPGHDVESITGMVAGGAQIVVFTTGRGTPVGCPIAPVIKVASNTTMYERMKDNMDINAGEIVDGKKSIRDVGKEIFDEIIAVCNGKKTKAEVLGFGSFAINRIGPTQ
- a CDS encoding alkaline phosphatase translates to MKRRIFAKWGATFLLLATFFTGWAMAAAPDGEMPKNVILMIGDGMGFPQLTLGKLAKGSLAIEECQVGGAMTTQPLPSSGVITDSAAAGTALATGYKTDNGIVSQTPEGKTLYTVLENARDKGKATGLVTTTRITHATPAVFATHIDDRDNENAIAEQYVDSGVDILLGGGLRHFIPKGQQGSKRNDDRDLVKEMEAKGYAFVKDRQGLLDATNNGGKILGLFKGSHMSYELDRNPDKEPSLAEMTEAAIEILKENPEGFFLMVEGGRIDHASHANDAPTTMADMLAFDEAVKAALDFAKADSNTLVIVTADHANGGLSIGMGEKQWAKPEVFFAVKGSAEEKIAPMLKKDPSPEAIKRIAAEYMGVTDLSDEEVAAIQRGLTIEGEWAATDPVVAVINVRANTGWTTHEHDGCMVPLFAYGPGSALFSGIKDNTYIGKTIFQLQGGVAKKVAFAVLSDLHMALNEPENTWKMFHYNQDVLSWAIDEINEKQDIDFVLVPGDLTKDSEPHNQRAVKAMLDKLNVPYYVIPGNHDVKKDWMPQGNLGVADFARYYAGHGYDGSGKSWYSVDPVPGLQLIGLDSASDPKFSNSWGGKVSDEQLKWLEEELKANKDKKVIVMVHHALIKHEGKDDPRNYAENADAVKKILREGGVKTVITGHLHVTDITKEDGLYDISSPAISSYPLAYRVMELSGDKLSVNTFWYPDSLVREMAKTELVKAEETKTGAEQVGELSDRSFAINLGEKELTAVGAISK
- a CDS encoding aminotransferase class I/II-fold pyridoxal phosphate-dependent enzyme, which translates into the protein MLNKAEPFFVSALEDMEHSGRRKGKENIVVGVKRPEDGKGPRYLVRGKEGQEFIRMNSNSYLGFSLNEELLVAEETASRAYGVGPGAVRFISGTYKPHRDLEKKLAAFHGREEAMVFSSAYSTVVSILPSLVTAETAVISDELNHNCIINAVRLSRPKDKAVYKHLDMAELEGCIISFIEQSRRLIVVTDGVFSMRGDYAPLKAIANVAQKYDVHFPEGILVVVDDSHGVGAFGETGRGTEEFTGGRADILIGTLGKAFGVNGGYAVSSDAAITYLRETAPMYIYSNPITPGEAAAALKALEILESQEGKRILAHLRAITKRFRSAVSSLGYEVIEGDHPIVPIMIRDTKKTAELISFLAERGILATGMNYPVVPKGDEEVRFQVNADHTEGDIDYVIEALREYRRKGG
- a CDS encoding UxaA family hydrolase; translated protein: MSKGAYNALIMHENDNVATAIKDLEAGDIAIAKGESGTFEVKVLKKIPFGHKFALKDIPAGSAVTKYGETIGLASQDIRKGDHVHVHNVEGTRGRGDKVRQGAH
- a CDS encoding glucan biosynthesis protein, with protein sequence MNKRCLSLVAVMSVFALGFNALYAPVASAQASQDKANESRSLALEALEAQVWEKARQLALEPYQEPSEKAPDLLKRLTYDQWRDIRFKPEKALWRDEGLPFQLQFFHLGFYYDYPVKINVVTDQGITQVPFSPELFDYGKNALPKEELEGLSFAGFRVHYPINKPDYHDELIVFLGASYFRALGKNQRYGISARGLAVDTALPKGEEFPHFREFWIVKPTQDAKSLTIYALLDSQSLTGAYKFFVQPGENTAVDVKATVFRRKDIEKIGIAPLTSMFYYGENSRNRPDDYRPEVHDSDGLMIALRSGEWLWRPLNNPPRLTTSAFQVEKLAGFGLLQRDMDFDHYQDLEARYDLRPSVWISPREDWGEGHVELIEIPTAWETTDNIVAFWVPKSLPALGEPVDFSYRMSWHFPKGSPHGGGCVVATRTGKGKDEGVRRFVVDFEGGALNAIPTDVGLTSVVTVTEGMEILEKILMRNEVTGGWRLVLEVRPAKGGPIEQLIPERRPRVEMRAFLKKGEDLPDVLTETWSYGYQP